Genomic window (Rhododendron vialii isolate Sample 1 chromosome 4a, ASM3025357v1):
GAAggcttttaaaagtaaaacaaaaaataactaaaagtaaaacaaaaaaaagttagtaaaagtttaaaaaaaaaaaaaacagtaacagtaattaaagttttttataagtaaacaaaaaaattcggaaaaattaaaaaaaattaaaacagtaattaaagtcttttaaaagtataaaaaaattagtaaaagtaaaaaaaaaataaaacagtaattatttacttttaaaagtaaaaccaaaaaaaattagtcaaaatgaaaaaaaaaaaaaaaccgaaaaagaaGGGGCAAGGGGGGAAAGGCAGTGGGGCCGGGGAAGGGGGGTGGTGTCAGGGGGGGTGCGAGAAGAGGCCCTCTTTTGAACTTGGGAAAATTACCAATGGCGCTGCTAtttgcagccctttattttctctcataatttattaaaattttttaattatactcgacagatagttaccgaaattgagatatatttccagcatccaattaccgaaatataatactccctccgtcccctttttaataTCCAGAtaccattttgggctgtcccttaataagtgtccattttgtaaagttagtgggaaaaagtagatatattttctattttgcctctaaaagtaaattcctttttgaaaagttagtgagtaaaaatataatgatgatgtctccataaagggtaaataggaaaagtagaggtaaaagttgatgtgaaagaggtaatgatgatgttttcttaataagttggaattacgaagccggtcacttaaaaagggacggagggagtatttttttcaatagctatttaccgaaaatgtatgttcggcagttgtttactgaaagttgaacatattttcgacatgtagttaccgaaatataatattgtttttaacggctatttaccgaaatattatgtatgattttcaacaaccatttaccgaaatgtcgtaggctatgggagaaaataaaggactgTAGGGGTGGACAGTGAAGTGGTAAAatcatgaaaaaacaaaaccctcatccttttttttttttcctttcttctttctctctcccttctctttaCCGTTTGGTTCTTGTCATAGTTGTGTTTTATCATTGCAGGTGGTGGAGGCTATAGGTTTCCGCGTGCTAGAAATGTCGCCCCTGTTCAACGTTTTCAGATGCAAGACTCAGGTGCTCCGATGATCTTACTTCGAACTTTTGCTGGTTATCTTTAGGGGTGCTCAAGTCAAACACATTCGTGACATTTTGCTGGTTCTATGATATcatgacattttcaaaaaaaaaaaaaaaaaaaagtcaaacacAGTATTGCTTAGGCTTGGGTTGTAAATGAACTGACCCATTCGTGAACTGTTTGAGGCTCAACtcggtaaaagctcgtttgagttcgattcaactaaatgaaccgaaccttAGCCTCAATTTcaggctcgtttcataaatgagccgaataTGAGCCTAACAGTATTCAGCTCAATTAGGCTTGTGAATCTGTAACATATGTATATCACGGGATTTTTATAAGAATTTTGAATACgtatataataaaaattttagaACTTGTACAAGTATAAACTTTTAGAATTACTAAAAACAtatttatgtatatgtttttatcgtTTTATATATGTATGACTGTATTTATGTACTtcgtaaaattttatttacatttttaGAGCTATATGAGAGTATaaatatatgatattattggCTCGTGAACAAACTCGAGTTTGACTCAAACCTAGGCAAGCTCAGCTCAAGCTTGGCTCGCCAAATCTTAATTGAGTTCAACTCGAGTTCGAGTTCCcttaaaaacttaacgaacAAATCTGAACATTCTAATATCTGGCTCAATTTGGCTTGTTTACAGCCCTCAACTCCTCATTACATGTGTTGCCGAGCTTGATATTTTTTGAGGACTAATTGTTCATGCTCGGCTCACATTTAAAGTTTTGTGATCGTGATAAGCTTGGCTTGGCTTATGAGTCAATCTCTAGCTATACTACGTAccccactacaatagcccctcaactcttGCTGGTATGTAGTTTTGTGATCGTGATAATTTTTGAGGACTAATTGTTCAAgttgtttggttcgtttagtagCCCCAATTTTCTAGATTATGCCTGTCAGAAAATTTGGCCAAACCGACAAAACACACGCGAAGAACaatcaagaacaaaaaataagaacgcAAGAGAGAGTTATTTTTCCATGATTCCTCAACTGTATAGCTGAGTATATTGGCTCATAAAAGTTTTGACAAAGGAAGAGAGTACAAGTTACATCGGCTGCTGGGTATATCAAGTATGTAGATGCCATCAATTGCCTTAATATATCTGTCTAGGTCGAATCCAACTAGTCAGCGAAGTGCAACCCAAATTGAATCAGTCTTCACAATCCCAACACTACGTATGTTAGTGTTGGATATATCTGTCCTTATCCCTCTATTCTTACTGATTACAATGCACTTTATACACATGAGCTCATCTTCTAGAACCGTCCACGGATGTCACCACATATTGATAACAACCTAACCAACTGACTCTGTAACTAACTGAAAGTGGAAGTGATCCAGTGTACCAGACATACACTTAACTAATCTGGAGCTGCAGCTGTTGTACTAGTATATCACAAACGGAAAACTCTTAGCCTACTTCTTTGACACAAGGAATATCTGGGCGCGCTCGTTTTCATTGCTTGCCTTTTAGCTGGTTAATTGGTGCTCTTCTAACGAAGCATGATCAACTTAGCTTGCGGAACATGTAAACACAATTggttttgatgaaaattttggTAAAGGAAAATGTTGGTTATAGTTTTACAGCAATTTCTTCCCGTAGTTTCATCTTCATCAATTTATTATGTTTGGTACACGTAATGTTATGAACGTAAGGTCCACGTTGTTGTTAACAGGTTCCTTTAATGTCAAAGAGGTGAGTAAACAGATGCGATTAGTTCACTTTATTGATTTCTTTGATCTGATGCTCAAAATAGTGTAAGAAGTTTATTTTGTTATCTGCATTAATTGGATTGACGCCAGGGATAGGTGCATCGATGATGCTGAGAATGAAATgtctttcaagtacttatattgTTCAAGCAAACTAAGTTTTTTCATTGACTCTGATGCACTGTAGATTAAACGCAGAATATATATGCGCATATATACTTTGTACTATCTGAGTGAGTAGCTATTGAATATGGCATTGAACAGGACGGCGAAGTAAATTAGCTAACACGTTCATACACTACCAGCTGTGTAATTTCTGTGTACTAATACTTCCCATCATAAGCCTGTTTTCTATTGTTTCCGTTTCTGTCAATTTCCttggtttttccttttgtttttcgtAATGAACTCGTATTTTCACATCATGTTCATTTTTGCATGGAGATAAATTTCAAGATTCAGAAAAAACACTCTTTGGCGTACCATGACAATTGTTTATTCAAATAGAACTTCCCGAAACAGTAGTCGGAAAAAGTTAGCGAAACAAAAACGGCCGTTTCTTCCGAACAAACAACAAACCAACAATACAAAGACCTAATCACAAAAACGAATCATGAATTCTGTTTACAAGTTATTCAGCACTAAGTACATGAACTATACTTGTCTTTTACCTGAATTGCTGCTTTTCATCTAGGATTAGACAGAACTGATGCTTGTTGGGTTGCAGAAGCATGGCCATTGGCAAAAAAAGCAGATCCCATTGCATGCGTGAAGTTGTCAGAAACATGGCCATTGGCAACAGAAGCAGATCCCATTGCATGGGTGAAGTTGTAGCTGATACTTGGATCAACTTCCATCACTCCTTCCAAAACCTTCACCACGGTCGACATGAGAGGCCTTTTTGTGGGATCATTTTGTAAACACCAAGCTGCAATTCTTATCATTCTCAACATTTCTTCTCGATTTTCAGGCATCTCCTCGTTCAAATTCTCCACAATGTCAAGTAATTGATCTTCCCTTGCCTTCTTCTGCATCAAACTGAGTAGGTGTTTGCTCGATTCGGATCGGGGTCCATCTAAATTTCTTCTCCCAGTAACTATTTCAAGGAGAACAATCCCAAAACTGTAGATGTCGACTTTTATTGTGATATTTGAATGGCCGCATTCTGGAGCAATATACCCAGGTGTTCCTCTCAATGTGATCAGGACCTGGCTGTCATCCCTGTCTACTAGCTTAGATAACCCGAAATCCGAGATTTTGGCGTTGAAATTTGCATCCAAGAGAATATTTTGTGGCTTTATGTCAAGGTGAATGATTCTCTGTCTGCATTCTTCATGCAAATAGGCCAACCCTTTGGCTATCTGGAGAGTAATCTTCTTACGGGTTTCCCAATCGAGACAAGGGTTTTGCCCCCTATGGAAGATCCATTGGTCTAAAGACCCATTACTCAAGTACTCATATACGAGAAGACAAGATTTATCTGCAGAAAACCCAACCAATCTCACCAGATTAAAATGGTGGATGCTGCCAATTGTTTCAACTTCTGCTATGAATTCTCTAACTGCGTGGCCCATTTTGTATAACCGCTTCACTGCGATCTCGGTGCCATCCGGTAACACTCCTTTGAACACCGAGccaaacccaccaccaccaagccTCTCCTTGAAATCCCTTGTTGCCACACGAAGTTCCTCCTGCGTAAACATAACGGGCATTCCCGGAACTTGTCGTATATACTCCTCCACATCCTCTGTGATCGTCTTGCTAAATTTCTTCCAGAATATCAGAATCAAAAGACAGAAAATCCCTAGGACAGCAGAACCGGAGCCTGCTATTATTGCTATTAGTCTGTTTCGGTTTGAGTTTGGCTTTCGGTTTCTCGGTTCCAGTGGTCTACCCCCATCTGGTGCACCAGCTGGTATCTCCACTTTAATATATGCTGTTGATGTGAAATTGGAGTTTGGAATTTCTCCTTGTCTTATGGACAAGACCTCTGATGGCATATAACATAACCCATTTGAATCAATGTTAGTATCATCAGACCTGTAGAATGCAGCTCCACATGTACAATCATTGCGACAAGCTTCTTTACAGCTCTCTCTATCTGTGATGTTTGAAGCTGCTGCAGTTGGATCAATGAAATTGAAGTAACTGACATTTTTCATTTCGACCAGGTCTGCTTTATCAGAGGGAGCTTGGCACAATTGGGTAGTCCTGGAGCATCTTTCATTAATCCATTGAAACCCGTCAACTCCTTCCGGACAACCACATTTCCCTTCATTGCAGACGCCGAAATCCCCACATTGGCGAGGATGTTGACAGACTCCGAGGTCTTTGGTAACGATATCGACGATCTCATTTGGCCCGGTTGCTGGTTCGTGCCTGTATAACTTCAATCTCCCATCGTTATGGAGTCGTACGTACTCAACAAACGAATCCAACGGCAGTTTTGAGCGGTTTGATCCGAGCGGTTCTTGGGATGTCCCCATGTTCACGAGGAATCCTCCGGTTCGGAGCTCTGTGTAATCCGAGGTATTGACTTCGGTTTTTGTGATAAGCCGACATCGGCCTCGCTGTGAACTTTGATCCGTGGTATCCGGCTGTGGTTCCAATTGGTAGTACATCTGTGATCCATTTCCCACCAGGGTATAAGCAGCTAGTCCAGAGGTTGTTAAAGTGGCATAGTACAAACTCAAGCCCGACACAAGCCTTTGATCCTCGTACAACCGTTGTCCGGCCAACAATGTATCGGTTGGGAGATCAAAAGACTGCCAAACAACAGCTCCCGTCTCATTAAACAAAACCAAGTTTCCCAATTCGGTTAAGTTCATTCCCGCCACAGAGATCCCTGCCGTTCCGGTCGACCACACAGTCGATCCATCCGGATTCCGGAGCACTAAATCCCCCTCTCGAGTCAGTGTCAGGTTTGCGTTCTCGCTCACCGGGTTGTTCGGGTTTGCTGACCAAACCATGGCGGGATTGCCTCCGCCAACTACGGTAATGCCGAAGTAGTAAGAGGTGCAGTTGCCAGTGCAGTAGAATCCAGAGACAAAGCCGAGGCTCCTTGTTCTTGATAGAATTGCTCTTACTTTTGATCCGTCGGTGCTGTTTACGTTCATGTCGATCGAGTTGTCGTTTAGCCATGACGTCGGTTCGCTTGAGTTGAGGCGGATTGTGGGGCTGGTTGCGGCTAGAGTGCAGGcaaagaagtaaggtagaatgaACAGGAAAATGGAGGAGTCCATGGTTACTGTGAAACAAATGTATTGAGGATCTGTTTACGGTGGTGCTTTATCAAGCtgaacggagagagagagagagagagagagagagagagagagacctacaAGTCGAAGTCAAGATGGGAGACTAGTCTGGCAAAGATTGGGAACCATACAATAGGCATCTTTTATTAGAACAAAGATTAGAAATTTCCATCCCCCTACCAAACGCGGGAAATTCGATATAATACGCGCGTCTCGGAAGTATTTGGCGAAAAATGGGTGTTTAATCCTTTTCAAGAAAGAGTCATTTTATAACCACACTCAACTACACAATCAAATACACACCCATACTCACAATATAGGTGGGGTTCACACACTACTTCCACCCCTATTGTGAATATGAGTGTATATTTGGATGTGTAATTGGGTGTGgtgttaaaaaaattgttcaagaaaCCATACCGGATGTAATTTCCGGAAACAATTTGTCATATTTTGTTTCGTGTTAGTTTCCGGGATTAGAGAATGATAGTAACCTCTCTGGAAAACGATACGAACGCGTTAGCGACACCGTCTTGTATCTtcttgtattttccttttttataaACAAGAAGTGCTCTGAAAATGAAGTTCCTGATTTGCATACCCTCAATTGTTGTTGAGGAAATAATTTGCAGTACTGCAACAGATGGATTAGGGAGAAAAACAATATATGTATCGATTTCTCTTTACAATATGAAAGTGTGTTAATTTCCATTGCTTTTTTGTTtgccaaaattttcatccaaattcAGTATGGTCACATGTCTTTTACTCTCCGGAAATAATATGTTTAGACCAAGTACATTGAATGATGTCTCTTACTCTCCGGGTATAATATGTTCTGACCGAGTGCATTGAATGATAACAGAGAAATTTGGCCAAGAAAAGCAAATACAATAACATATAACAACAGAACCTATGCAGTTCCTAATTATTGGGGTATAAGCGGAAGAAGATTGGAGACAGACTTAACCTTTggtaatatgcacaaagtgactgATCTCAGAATatcactgaaacagtggcccctcTATACCTGTATTGCTGCTGAACCATGCTcccaaatcaaatccaaatgaCATCAGAGAGGTTAGGCTTAGAGATCCAATTCAACTTCCGTGCACATTACCATACTTCCTTTATTGATAATTCAGAATATCGGTATGCACAATGAGTGTTTGTTTTCCACGAGTTTTCGAATATACATCGGTATGAATATTCGAATCCCACGGAGGCTAAACATTCGAAACCTTGGGACCACTAGATGATTTGTCTTTAAGATTTCAGAATTAGTCAAGGCGTGCGCATGCTGACCTGGACATACGgttattggaaaaaaaagtgCACCGAATGATCACCTTGACCTACAGGGAAAGGTTTTTATAGGGTATACTTTTGACTTTTCTCCACAATTGCTTTTGAACTTTGTGAAGACCCCACCCGGCATTGACTCATTGACTATAGACTTATCTTTAGAAGATTTATCAACCACACCCAACCCACCATTCACGCCCTGCCAATTTCAGTCATTGATTTTTTATGTGGGTGCAAGTCTGCCACTGCAATCTGAGATCAAAGTTTGCTTCaagatggaaaaacaaaaaaaaaaagggttcgagACTTCGAGTATTTCACCTAAAGGCAAATATTGAACACGGGAGTATGGTGGAATTCAATTTTGTATTTTCCGTTTCGCATCGGAATTATTGGTGTCGAATAGGCCGGGCTGTGTCGGTGCAGTCTACTTATTTCTGTGCCAAACCTACCTCGTCTTGTGTTTTTAGGTTCTGTTCtgctaaagtttttattttttaattatttatttctcGCTTTACGAGTTaggttattctctcataatTCATCATCCTTAATTCAAAATATAAAGTAATTTAGTCAGTGGAACAAACCGTTAGTCTGTTTCATTTATTAATTACGTTGTGCCTTGATTGTCCTATTTGTTAA
Coding sequences:
- the LOC131321761 gene encoding G-type lectin S-receptor-like serine/threonine-protein kinase SD2-5 yields the protein MDSSIFLFILPYFFACTLAATSPTIRLNSSEPTSWLNDNSIDMNVNSTDGSKVRAILSRTRSLGFVSGFYCTGNCTSYYFGITVVGGGNPAMVWSANPNNPVSENANLTLTREGDLVLRNPDGSTVWSTGTAGISVAGMNLTELGNLVLFNETGAVVWQSFDLPTDTLLAGQRLYEDQRLVSGLSLYYATLTTSGLAAYTLVGNGSQMYYQLEPQPDTTDQSSQRGRCRLITKTEVNTSDYTELRTGGFLVNMGTSQEPLGSNRSKLPLDSFVEYVRLHNDGRLKLYRHEPATGPNEIVDIVTKDLGVCQHPRQCGDFGVCNEGKCGCPEGVDGFQWINERCSRTTQLCQAPSDKADLVEMKNVSYFNFIDPTAAASNITDRESCKEACRNDCTCGAAFYRSDDTNIDSNGLCYMPSEVLSIRQGEIPNSNFTSTAYIKVEIPAGAPDGGRPLEPRNRKPNSNRNRLIAIIAGSGSAVLGIFCLLILIFWKKFSKTITEDVEEYIRQVPGMPVMFTQEELRVATRDFKERLGGGGFGSVFKGVLPDGTEIAVKRLYKMGHAVREFIAEVETIGSIHHFNLVRLVGFSADKSCLLVYEYLSNGSLDQWIFHRGQNPCLDWETRKKITLQIAKGLAYLHEECRQRIIHLDIKPQNILLDANFNAKISDFGLSKLVDRDDSQVLITLRGTPGYIAPECGHSNITIKVDIYSFGIVLLEIVTGRRNLDGPRSESSKHLLSLMQKKAREDQLLDIVENLNEEMPENREEMLRMIRIAAWCLQNDPTKRPLMSTVVKVLEGVMEVDPSISYNFTHAMGSASVANGHVSDNFTHAMGSAFFANGHASATQQASVLSNPR